One Archangium violaceum genomic window, GGGCGAGCGGGGCTCCGGCCACCGTGGTGGAGCAGCAGGTCGTCTCCGCGTGCCTGGCGGCCCACGCCAACAACTATGGGCTGCACATCTCCATCTCCGTGTTGGGGCGCGACGCGAACGGGGTGGACATCCCCTACACCGCCGACGAGCTGGCGTCCTTCCCCAGGAAGGAGTCGTGCTTCTTCGGCAACGTCTTCACGAGCGAGGGTCTCTTCGCCGGCAACGACCGCAACGCGCTGGCCGCGGAGGAGAGCACCTCGCGTCCGTGCGGCCTGAGGGGCTATGGGGCGCTCTCCAACGCGGAGTGCACGCAGCTCAAGCGCATCGGCCAGTGTGAGCAGCACTGCACGCTGGACGCCAACGGCATGTACTACACGCAGTGCACCGTCAACGGCATGCAGTACAGGCCTCTCACCACCCGCATGCGGCCCCAGGATGTCCACCGCTGCGGTGACGGCGTCTGCCAGCAGGGCGAGAGCTGCGGCTGGGGTGTCACCGCCGACAGCTGCCTGCCCGACTGCGGCTCCTGCCCCGCCCCCTGAGAGGCCCTGGGCCGGCCGCCTTCCGGCTCACGCCGTGCGAGCGCGCACCTGGGACCTGTCCTCGCGGCGCTCCACGTGCATGGGCATGGGACCGCGGGGACGCAGGGAGACGTGGGGCTCGGGCTCCACGGGGACGCCGGGTACCCCGCGCAGGCGGAAGCGCTGGGCCACCAGGGCGAGCACGAACTGCGCCTCCATCATCGCGAAGTTGTTGCCGATGCACTGGCGTTGCCCTCCGCCGAAGGGCAGGTAGGCCCAGCGCGGCCGGTCCTTGCTGTTCTCCGGGAGGAAGCGCGTGGGATCGAAGCGCTCCGGCTCGGGCCAGAAGTCCGGATGACGGTGGGTGACGTAGGGGACGAGGATGACGATGTCCCCCTTGGGAATCCGGTAGCCGTCCACCACGTCATCCTCCAGGGGCACGCGGGGGATGGCCCAGACGGGCGGGTAGAGGCGCATGGCCTCCTCGAAGACGCAGCCCACGTAGCGCAGCTTCGGTAGATCCGCCAGGGTGGGCACCCGCCCGCCGAGCGCCGCGTCCACCTCCGCGTGCAGGGTGGCCTCCACCTCGGGGTTCTGCTCCAGCAGGTGGAAGGTCCACGCGAGCGCCGTGGCCGTCGTCTCGTGGCCGGCCAGCAACAGCGTCATCACCTCGTCGCGCAGCTGCGCGTCGTCGAAGGTGTCCCCGGTGTCCGCGTCGCTCGCGGCCATCAGCATGCCGAGCAGATCTTCATCCGCGCCCGCCCCGGGCCCCTTCACGCGGCGCTGGGAGATGATGCCGCGTACGATGGAGTCCAGCGTGTCCACCGCCTCGCGGAAGGCGCGGTTGTCGCGCGAGGGCAGACGGTAGAGCCAGGGCAGGTAGGGCAGGGGGGAGATGATGCGCTCGTTGGTGACGGAGAGCGCGGTGGTGAAGGCGTCACCCACGGCGCGGGTGTGCTCGCCCACGTCCACGCCGAAGAGCGAGCGCACCGCCACGGTGAGGGTGAGCTTCATCATCTCCTGGAACACCGGCAGCGGCCGGCCCGAGGCCACCGCGGGCTCCCACGTCTGGAGTGTCTCGGTGATGGTGTCCGTCATCCTCGCGCCGAGCGCGGCCAGGCGCTCGCGGTGGAAGGCGGGCTGGGCGAGCCGGCGCTGGCGCTTCCAGAAGTCACCGTCGGCGGTGAGCAGGCCGTTGCCCACCAGGGGGCGCGTCTTGTCGAAGACGGTGCCCTTCGTGTAGCGCGCGTTCGCGTCGGCGAGCACGTGCTTCACATGGTCCGGGTGGGTGAGCTGCTCCACGAAGATGTAGCCCATGCGGTAGCGCACCACGTCGCCGAGTCGCTCGCGGCTCTTCAGGTACAGGCCGAGTGGATCTCTCGCGCGCTCGGGCAGGTGGCCCCAGAGCCAGTGGCCGGGAGGCATGGGGGGCAGCGGTGCGGGGGTCGTCATGGCTTCCAGTCAGGTCCGAAAAGAATGCGGCATTGTGTACGCCGCGCCGTGTGGGGGCCAGCGTACAGCGGGCGACTGACGGGACGTGATGGGTCCCCCTCCCCCTGACAGACGGCTAGGGTGAGGGCCGTCCCTCACCCGTCCGCGCCAGGAGCATGGACCATGCGTACCCGACGTGAAGTCATCGGAGTCCTGGGCTCGGGGAAGGAGGAGCACCGGGAGTGGGTGGAGCCGCTGGCGCGGTGGATCGCCGGGAGGGGCTTCCACCTGCTGACGGGGGCGGGAGGTGGGGTGATGCGCGCGGCGGCGGAGGCCT contains:
- a CDS encoding cytochrome P450 translates to MTTPAPLPPMPPGHWLWGHLPERARDPLGLYLKSRERLGDVVRYRMGYIFVEQLTHPDHVKHVLADANARYTKGTVFDKTRPLVGNGLLTADGDFWKRQRRLAQPAFHRERLAALGARMTDTITETLQTWEPAVASGRPLPVFQEMMKLTLTVAVRSLFGVDVGEHTRAVGDAFTTALSVTNERIISPLPYLPWLYRLPSRDNRAFREAVDTLDSIVRGIISQRRVKGPGAGADEDLLGMLMAASDADTGDTFDDAQLRDEVMTLLLAGHETTATALAWTFHLLEQNPEVEATLHAEVDAALGGRVPTLADLPKLRYVGCVFEEAMRLYPPVWAIPRVPLEDDVVDGYRIPKGDIVILVPYVTHRHPDFWPEPERFDPTRFLPENSKDRPRWAYLPFGGGQRQCIGNNFAMMEAQFVLALVAQRFRLRGVPGVPVEPEPHVSLRPRGPMPMHVERREDRSQVRARTA